The Bradyrhizobium sp. LLZ17 genomic sequence CGCTGGCAATATCGAAACTCTGCCACTTGGGCTGGTCGCTAGCGAATTCGCTCGTGAATGTGTCATGATACGCGTTGACCCCTTGGGGCGCGAGGAAAAGGTAGCGCGCGCTGTTGTCCGTCGATTTGCCGATGGATCGAGGCTGGTCGTCGGTCGCAGCATCGACGAAGTAAGGCGGGCGGGAAGTGCGGTCGATGACGCTTTGGCCTTGAGTGTTGTCCCGGTCCTGTGCTTCGGATTGGCGGCCGGAGCCCTCATGAGCAGGAGGGCGCGCGCACGTATCGATGTGTTTGACCGATCGGTTCAGAAAATCCTGACAGGGGATTTGCGCGAGCGCGTGCCGCTGAGGGGCACGAACGATCCGTTGGATGAATTCGCGACATTGTTTAATGCGATGCTAGATGAGATCGAGGCTCTCATTCGCGGGCTTGCCGGCGTCGGAGATCAGATCGCACACGATCTGCGCACGCCACTGACGTTCGTCAGGATGGTTCTTGAGCGCGGCCGCGACGACGCAACGCGCCTCGACGAGGTACAAATGGTGTTTGAGCAGGCCATTGGAGGGCTCGATCGATCGCTTAACATCATCACGGCGTTGCTGCGTATCGCCGACATCGATCAGAACAAGCGCTTGGCGAGATTCTCCGATGTCTCACTAACGGAACTCGTGCGAGCAGCCGGAGAACTCTATGAGCCGCTCGCCGAGCAGAAAGGCGTCGCTCTGATCGTGGAGGCGAACGGCGAAATCATGGCCTGGGGCGACCGCGATCTGCTGCTCGAAGCTATTTCAAATCTGGTCGACAACGCCGTGAAATATACGCCGCAAGGCGGCCGGGTCGAACTGAAGCTATGCCGTACCGAAAACGAGGACTTCGTCCTTGTCACCGATAGTGGCCCTGGGATCCCTGAAGCGGAGCGAGATCTCGTCACCAGACGCTTTTACCGATCGGAGAGGACCCGTCGTGCGGCGCCCGGCCTTGGACTGGGGCTGAGCCTGGTTCACGCGATCATAAAGCTGCACGGTTTCCAATTTACGATCTTGCCCGGGCCGGGTTGCGTCGTGCAGATCTCGCTCGCTCGGGCTTCGTCGTGATGTTCAAGTTGGAAGCTGGCTTGATTGGTCGGCCCGCCAGTCGGCGACGCCTATGCGGCTTCTTTTTTGAAGTTCGAATTCTGACGAACCGAGCTCCGCATCCGGCCTCAAATGCCTACCTGCGGTCCACTTGACCTTCACCAAAGGAGCGAGAAGTCTCCTATGCTCGATGAACTGGCGCGCGAACTCTGGATTTCCAGCGAGCGCATGCGGCAGTTAGAGACTAGCGAACGGAATTCTGGCGCACCTTAACGCGGCACTGGATGCGCTGACAACACGGGAGCCGCGACGTTCGAAGCAAGTTGGCCGCTTCGTCGTCCTCGGCCACGATCATCTCGGCAATGGGCGATAGGTCCACCAGCGACTCTCAGTCCACTGTCTCGCTGTTTTCGTTGACGGGCCTGTTCAGCGACAGGTCGCCATTCAGGCCGGGTCCATCTTCAGAACGTCGCGAGGCGAAACCTCCAGCCGCTTAGCTTTGACATCGGCCACCTCCGGCGTGAGGCTGGACGCCTCGCTGGCAAGCTTGCGCATTTTCGCGCCTGCGGCGGATAAATTCTCTGTTAGCTGAATCGGGGGCGCAACCGAGCGCTCGGCGCAGTTTGGTGGCGGGAATCTCAAGCGGCGGTGGAGCTTGACGCAGCCTCCTGCGCCGGCGCGGGCTGGCCCCGGAACCTCTGCTGCAGGCGATCAAGATAGAGGTAGACCACAGGCGTGGTGAACAGCGTCAGCAGCTGCGAAAGTATCAGCCCACCGACGATCGTATACCCGAGCGGCTGTCGTATCTCGGATCCCGTGCCGGTGCCCAGCATCAGCGGCACCCCACCCAAAAGCGCTGCCATCGTCGTCATCAGAATAGGTCTGAAGCGGAGCACGCAGGCCTGATAGATCGATTGCTCGGATGTCAGCCCTTCATTGCGCTCCACCTCGAGGGCGAAGTCGACCAGCATGATGCCGTTCTTCTTGACGATGCCAATCAGCAGAATGATCCCAATGATCGCGATCACGCTAAGATCCATATGCACGACGATGAGGAGAAGCAACGCGCCGATGCCGGCGGAGGGCAGGGTGGAGAGGATGGTGATGGGATGAATGAAGCTTTCGTACAGCACGCCGAGGATGATGTAGATGACGATCAGCGCCGCGAGGACCAGCACTAGCTCGCCGGAAAGTGCCGCCTGGAATGCGTTCGCGTTGCCTTGGAAGGTGGTGGCGAGCGAGAGCGGCTTGCCGCTGCTGCGTTCGAACTGCTGGATCGCGGCAACCGCGGTGCCCAGTGCCGCCCCCGGTTTCAGGTTAAACGAAATCGTGGTCGAGGGGAACATTCCCTGATGGTTGATAACGATCGGCGCGGCGGTGACGGTGCTTTTGGTGAGTGTGCTCAGCGGGACTTGTTGTCCGTTGGAGGAGTTGAGATAGATCTGCTGCAGCACAGTTGGGCTGGTTTGGAAGCGCGGAAGGACTTCCAATACCACGTGATACTGGTTGAGCGACGTGAAGATGGTGGAGACGATGCGCTGGCCAAAGGCGTCGTCGAGCGTATTGTCGATGGCCGAAGGGAGAATCCCGAAGCTTGACGCGACCTCCCGGTTAACGGCAACATCAAGGCGCGGCCCGGCGTTCTCCTGGTCGGTCGTCACGTCGGCAATCTCTGGAATGCTCTTCAGCTTGTCCAGGAAGATGGCCGACCAGTGATTGAGCTCGTTCTGGTCGGAATCGGTCAGCGTATATTGAAACTGGGTCTTGGCCAGCCGCGCACCGACCGTGATGTCCTGGGCGGCTTGCATGTAAAGCGTGATGCCCTCCACCGAGGCGAGCCTGGTTCGGAGCCGGTTGATCACTCCGTCTGCACTGGCGTCGCGCTGCTCGCGCGGCTTGAGCGTAATGAAGACGCGTCCCTGATTGACCGTGGCCACCCCGCCACCGGCGCCGATCGCGGAGCCCACGGACAGGACCGCGGGATCCTCGACCAGCTTGGCGATGACGGCGTGCATGCGCTGGCTCATTGCGGGGTAGGAGATATCCTGTGCGGCTTCGGCGACCCCGACGATCAGGCCGGTGTCCTGCTGCGGAAAGAAGCCCTTTGGAATGACAACGTACAGATAGCCGGTTACGGCGATGGCCAGGAACATCGTCATCAGTGTGATGAGGCGGTGGCGTAGCGCCAGCTTCAGTCCACGTTCATAGAGCGCAAGCAGCCCGTCAAAGGCGCGTTCGGACTGCCGGTAGAGCCATCCATGATTGCCCGTGTCATGCTTGAGCAGGCGTGAGCACATCATCGGGGTCAGCGTCAGCGAGATCACGAGCGAGAGGATCAGCGAC encodes the following:
- a CDS encoding multidrug efflux RND transporter permease subunit; this translates as MNISATFIHRPIATVLLMAGLLLGGLVSYRLLPVASLPNVNFPTISVTARLPGADPQTMASSVATPLEQQFSQIPGLTQLTSANALGYTQLTVQFDLSRDIDSAATDVLAAINAATPYLPTGIPYPPTIRKVNPADTPILVLGLTSDTLPLTTVDAFTENILVPKLSQIGGVGLIGIGGQQKPAIRVQVDPQALANRGIGLEDVRNVLMQANVDQPKGTLNSPHQTFTLGTNDQLLKPDAYKNLIVAYRNGAPVHVSDIGSVIEASENNQIGAFVNKQPAIILAIQRQPGANVIQTVDLIKSQLPQLQAALPPGIKLDILSDRTQTIRASVSDVQFTLLLTVALVVMVIFVFLRNFWATVIPAITVPLSLIGTFAALYALGYSLDNLSLMALSIAIGFVVDDAVVVIENIVRHLEAGLSPMEAALRGSREIGFTIISITLSLIAVFIPLFLMGGYVGKLFQEFAITVSVSLILSLVISLTLTPMMCSRLLKHDTGNHGWLYRQSERAFDGLLALYERGLKLALRHRLITLMTMFLAIAVTGYLYVVIPKGFFPQQDTGLIVGVAEAAQDISYPAMSQRMHAVIAKLVEDPAVLSVGSAIGAGGGVATVNQGRVFITLKPREQRDASADGVINRLRTRLASVEGITLYMQAAQDITVGARLAKTQFQYTLTDSDQNELNHWSAIFLDKLKSIPEIADVTTDQENAGPRLDVAVNREVASSFGILPSAIDNTLDDAFGQRIVSTIFTSLNQYHVVLEVLPRFQTSPTVLQQIYLNSSNGQQVPLSTLTKSTVTAAPIVINHQGMFPSTTISFNLKPGAALGTAVAAIQQFERSSGKPLSLATTFQGNANAFQAALSGELVLVLAALIVIYIILGVLYESFIHPITILSTLPSAGIGALLLLIVVHMDLSVIAIIGIILLIGIVKKNGIMLVDFALEVERNEGLTSEQSIYQACVLRFRPILMTTMAALLGGVPLMLGTGTGSEIRQPLGYTIVGGLILSQLLTLFTTPVVYLYLDRLQQRFRGQPAPAQEAASSSTAA
- a CDS encoding ATP-binding protein, with product MSPHKQRASTSFRWAGMFSGVCAICLLLTWGFLHWWISSQAIADIDRAIADLADAFSTLPAQRLNEEFHQFLERDLRRVQLIGLFAENGSRLAGNIETLPLGLVASEFARECVMIRVDPLGREEKVARAVVRRFADGSRLVVGRSIDEVRRAGSAVDDALALSVVPVLCFGLAAGALMSRRARARIDVFDRSVQKILTGDLRERVPLRGTNDPLDEFATLFNAMLDEIEALIRGLAGVGDQIAHDLRTPLTFVRMVLERGRDDATRLDEVQMVFEQAIGGLDRSLNIITALLRIADIDQNKRLARFSDVSLTELVRAAGELYEPLAEQKGVALIVEANGEIMAWGDRDLLLEAISNLVDNAVKYTPQGGRVELKLCRTENEDFVLVTDSGPGIPEAERDLVTRRFYRSERTRRAAPGLGLGLSLVHAIIKLHGFQFTILPGPGCVVQISLARASS